In Streptomyces sp. SLBN-118, the following are encoded in one genomic region:
- a CDS encoding PLP-dependent aminotransferase family protein, with amino-acid sequence MMDSWATFGADLHLELRGSGLRAGLMDALREAVRTGRLAPGTRLPSSRSLAADLGIARNTVADAYAELVAEGWLTAQQGSGTRVARRAAPRKSAAGTVRAGPARGGPQYSLMAGSPDLASFPRAEWLKAARRALTAAPRDAFGYGEVRGRIELRTVLADYLARARGVYADPERIVICSGFVHGLMLMGKVLRRRRVREVAVESYGLDMHWNLLTEAGLRMPALPYDELGTCTHELGALRGAGAVLLTPAHQFPMGVALHPDRRAAAVDWARGSGGVILEDDYDGEFRYDRQPVGALQGLDPDRVVYLGTTSKSLAPGLRLAWMVLPEALVGEVLEAKGFADWVCSTPDQLTLAEFIASGAYDRHVRGMRLRYRRRRDQLVAALAERAPDIRVSGIAAGLHAVLELPPGTEQPVIRAAAWQNLAVAGVSRFRHQDAPRGRDALVVGYGTPPDSAWTGALDALCRALP; translated from the coding sequence ATGATGGATTCCTGGGCCACTTTCGGCGCCGACCTGCATCTCGAACTGCGGGGGTCCGGGCTGCGCGCGGGACTCATGGATGCCCTGCGGGAGGCCGTGCGCACGGGAAGGCTGGCCCCTGGGACGCGGCTGCCGTCCTCCCGTTCGCTCGCCGCCGACCTCGGGATCGCCCGTAATACGGTGGCCGACGCGTACGCCGAGCTCGTCGCCGAGGGATGGCTCACCGCGCAGCAGGGCTCGGGCACACGCGTCGCCCGGCGGGCCGCGCCGAGGAAGTCGGCGGCGGGGACGGTACGGGCCGGGCCGGCCCGAGGCGGACCGCAGTACAGCCTGATGGCCGGCAGCCCCGACCTCGCCTCCTTCCCCCGCGCCGAATGGCTGAAGGCGGCCCGCCGCGCGCTGACCGCGGCGCCGCGCGACGCCTTCGGATACGGGGAGGTCCGCGGGCGCATCGAGCTGCGGACCGTGCTGGCCGACTATCTGGCGCGGGCGCGCGGCGTGTACGCGGATCCCGAGCGGATCGTGATCTGCTCCGGCTTCGTCCACGGGCTGATGCTGATGGGAAAGGTGCTCAGACGGCGACGGGTGCGAGAGGTGGCCGTCGAGTCGTACGGGCTGGACATGCACTGGAATCTGCTGACCGAGGCGGGACTGCGCATGCCCGCGCTCCCGTACGACGAACTGGGCACCTGCACCCACGAGTTGGGTGCCCTGCGCGGAGCGGGTGCGGTGCTGCTGACACCGGCGCACCAGTTCCCGATGGGCGTCGCGCTGCACCCCGACCGGCGGGCGGCCGCCGTCGACTGGGCGCGGGGGAGCGGCGGGGTGATCCTGGAGGACGACTACGACGGGGAGTTCCGCTACGACCGCCAGCCGGTGGGCGCACTCCAGGGACTCGACCCGGACCGGGTGGTCTACCTGGGCACGACGAGCAAATCGCTCGCCCCGGGGCTGCGGCTCGCCTGGATGGTGCTGCCCGAGGCACTGGTGGGCGAGGTACTGGAGGCGAAGGGCTTTGCCGACTGGGTCTGCAGTACGCCGGACCAGCTGACGCTCGCGGAGTTCATCGCGTCCGGCGCGTACGACCGTCATGTGCGGGGGATGCGGCTGCGCTACCGCAGAAGGCGCGACCAGCTCGTCGCCGCGCTGGCCGAGCGGGCGCCGGACATCCGGGTCAGCGGGATCGCGGCGGGGCTCCACGCGGTTCTCGAACTCCCGCCGGGTACAGAACAGCCGGTGATCCGGGCGGCGGCGTGGCAGAACCTTGCGGTGGCGGGGGTCTCCCGCTTTCGCCACCAGGACGCGCCGCGGGGGAGGGATGCGCTGGTGGTGGGCTACGGCACGCCGCC
- a CDS encoding carboxymuconolactone decarboxylase family protein → MTPNENTSRAPEHTPRLPWAKLSPEVYKAMVALDAAARQGLDPVLLELVRIRASQINHCAFCLDMHTKDALAAGESVERIIQLGAWEESRHFYTPKEIAAIELTEAVTVLTDGFVPDEVYEKAAEHFEETELAQLISAITVINAWNRFGVSARMVPGHYTPGQYKH, encoded by the coding sequence ATGACGCCGAACGAGAACACGTCCCGCGCCCCCGAGCACACCCCCCGCCTGCCCTGGGCGAAGCTCTCCCCCGAGGTCTACAAGGCTATGGTCGCGCTGGACGCGGCCGCCCGGCAGGGCCTCGACCCGGTCCTCCTCGAACTGGTCAGGATCCGCGCCTCGCAGATCAACCACTGCGCGTTCTGCCTGGACATGCACACCAAGGACGCGCTCGCGGCGGGCGAGTCGGTGGAGCGGATCATCCAGCTCGGCGCGTGGGAGGAGTCCCGGCACTTCTACACCCCCAAGGAGATCGCGGCGATCGAGCTGACGGAGGCCGTCACCGTGCTGACGGACGGCTTCGTGCCGGACGAGGTGTACGAGAAGGCCGCCGAGCACTTCGAGGAGACGGAACTCGCGCAGCTGATCTCGGCGATCACCGTCATCAACGCATGGAACCGCTTCGGCGTGAGCGCGCGCATGGTCCCCGGGCACTACACGCCCGGCCAGTACAAGCACTGA
- a CDS encoding isocitrate lyase/phosphoenolpyruvate mutase family protein, whose translation MTVDTFRSLHHDRAPGDPLVLPGPWDAAGALVFAEAGFPALATPSAAVAASLGYEDGHTPADEMFAAVARITRVVNIPVSADIEDGYGLPPKELVARLLDSGAVGCNLEDSDSRTRTLKDPRRHADWLAEVRAEAGDRVFLNARVDSFLRQVSDPAEAITRARLYAAAGADCVYPFAAPPEQLPLLRKEIDVPINVAPLPGSPGIGELGRLGATRITFGPYLQRQAMAAVRKLADELRGGRAS comes from the coding sequence ATGACGGTTGACACCTTCCGTTCCCTCCACCACGACCGCGCGCCCGGCGATCCCCTCGTCCTGCCGGGACCGTGGGACGCGGCCGGCGCTCTGGTCTTCGCGGAGGCGGGCTTCCCTGCGCTCGCGACACCGAGCGCCGCAGTAGCGGCATCCCTCGGCTACGAGGACGGGCACACCCCGGCCGACGAGATGTTCGCGGCCGTCGCCCGGATCACCCGCGTGGTGAACATCCCCGTCTCCGCGGACATCGAGGACGGCTACGGCCTTCCCCCGAAGGAACTGGTCGCCCGGCTCCTCGACTCCGGTGCCGTCGGCTGCAACCTGGAGGACTCCGACTCCCGGACCAGGACGCTCAAGGACCCCCGGCGCCACGCCGACTGGCTCGCCGAGGTCCGCGCGGAGGCGGGCGACCGCGTGTTCCTCAATGCCCGGGTCGACTCTTTCCTGCGCCAAGTGAGCGACCCGGCGGAGGCGATCACTCGGGCGCGGCTGTATGCGGCGGCCGGGGCGGACTGCGTCTATCCCTTCGCGGCGCCGCCGGAGCAACTTCCCCTGCTGCGCAAGGAGATCGACGTCCCGATCAACGTCGCGCCGCTGCCGGGCAGCCCGGGGATCGGGGAACTTGGGCGGTTGGGGGCGACGCGGATCACGTTCGGGCCGTATCTGCAGAGGCAGGCGATGGCGGCGGTCCGGAAACTCGCGGACGAGCTGCGCGGGGGTCGCGCGAGCTAG
- a CDS encoding ABC transporter substrate-binding protein, which yields MRIVRTTTAVIGALGVLTLSACGAAETGKKDAVGGDKTVKLTVPSWVGAQANTAVAAHILKNELGYTVKTQQMGEVLAWDALSKGDIDAIMEDWGHPKEEKQYVTTKKTVVKGGDLGVTGHIGWFVPKYFADKHPDVTDYKNLNKYAKDFKTGESGDKGEILEGSPDYVTNDDALINNLKLNLKTNYSGSEAAQITAIKKYAKEQKPFLTYWWTPQWLNEQVDMVEVKLPEYKTGCDADPKKIACAYPNTPLQKYFNADFAKNGGKAAEFLKNFKWTTEQQNQVALMIAGEKMSPEAAAEKWVKENEATWKAWLPKK from the coding sequence ATGCGCATCGTTCGTACCACCACCGCTGTCATCGGCGCCCTTGGCGTCCTCACCCTCAGCGCCTGCGGCGCCGCGGAGACCGGTAAGAAGGACGCGGTCGGCGGCGACAAGACCGTGAAGCTGACCGTCCCCTCCTGGGTCGGCGCCCAGGCCAACACCGCCGTCGCCGCGCACATCCTGAAGAACGAGCTGGGCTACACCGTCAAGACCCAGCAGATGGGCGAGGTCCTCGCGTGGGACGCCCTCTCCAAGGGCGACATAGACGCGATCATGGAGGACTGGGGTCACCCGAAGGAGGAGAAGCAGTACGTCACGACGAAGAAGACCGTCGTCAAGGGCGGCGACCTCGGCGTGACCGGGCACATCGGCTGGTTCGTGCCGAAGTACTTCGCGGACAAGCACCCCGACGTCACGGACTACAAGAACCTCAACAAGTACGCCAAGGACTTCAAGACCGGCGAGAGCGGCGACAAGGGCGAGATCCTGGAGGGCTCCCCGGACTACGTCACCAATGACGACGCGCTCATCAATAATCTCAAGCTGAATCTGAAGACCAACTACTCGGGTTCCGAGGCCGCGCAGATCACCGCGATCAAGAAGTACGCGAAGGAGCAGAAGCCCTTCCTGACGTACTGGTGGACCCCGCAGTGGCTGAACGAGCAGGTCGACATGGTCGAGGTCAAGCTGCCGGAGTACAAGACGGGCTGTGACGCGGACCCGAAGAAGATCGCGTGCGCGTACCCGAACACGCCGCTGCAGAAGTACTTCAACGCGGACTTCGCCAAGAACGGCGGGAAGGCGGCGGAGTTCCTGAAGAACTTCAAGTGGACGACCGAGCAGCAGAACCAGGTCGCCCTGATGATCGCGGGCGAGAAGATGTCGCCGGAGGCGGCGGCCGAGAAGTGGGTCAAGGAGAACGAGGCGACGTGGAAGGCGTGGCTCCCGAAGAAGTGA
- a CDS encoding ABC transporter permease subunit has translation MTAVATAPTKETPALRALLKNRVQRKLLALSVAALVLVPLGIALWGSGSWPTGLTVDVSGPLDDANQWVIDNRDTHPLFLYFLLHLSNTATDAVDAVYGFLDSMGWLGVLAAGVLFAWRAAGLGRRGIKVAATAFGAFAVCGLLGMWDATLITIALMVVSVAVAALLGVLIGLAAGLFGRVDRALRPVLDTMQVLPAFAYLLPFVLVFGTGTPAALFCTVIYAAPPMARLTALGLRGADPAVLEASASLGASGWQRLRTARLPLARKQMLLGLNQTIMMALSMVVIAALVGAGGLGEAVYSALSTVDVGKALAAGVPIVLIAVWLDRTTAAAGDRIGESTPGGGLLHGRSAWALVLGGVVAAAAAGLALGRTWPQGWTYDISSPVNKAQEWITENLTFTEILSREFTLWILNPLRDALVWLPWWSLLLLVAAVAWLVGTWATALTATLSMGAIGVLGVWGKSLDTLSQVLAALVLTLALGVLAGIFCARAGRLERWLRPVLDAMQTMPQFVYLIPVVALFGVTRASAIIAAVVYALPAVVRITTQGLREVDPAALEASRSLGASTRQQLLQVQLPLARPALQLAVNQGVVLVLAVVVVGGLVGGGALGYDVVKGLSRGEMGLGMTAGVAIVCLGLVLDRITQPATRKTG, from the coding sequence ATGACGGCCGTCGCCACCGCCCCCACCAAGGAAACGCCTGCACTGCGCGCTCTCCTGAAGAACCGCGTCCAGCGCAAGCTGCTGGCGCTGTCCGTCGCCGCGCTGGTGCTCGTACCGCTCGGTATCGCCCTGTGGGGCAGCGGCAGTTGGCCCACCGGGCTGACCGTCGACGTCTCGGGTCCCCTCGATGACGCCAACCAGTGGGTCATCGACAACCGCGACACCCACCCCCTGTTCCTCTACTTCCTGCTTCACCTCTCCAACACCGCCACCGACGCGGTCGACGCCGTCTACGGCTTCCTGGACTCGATGGGCTGGCTGGGCGTCCTGGCCGCCGGGGTGCTGTTCGCCTGGCGGGCCGCCGGGCTCGGGCGGCGCGGGATCAAGGTGGCGGCGACCGCGTTCGGGGCGTTCGCCGTCTGCGGGCTGCTCGGGATGTGGGACGCCACGCTCATCACCATCGCGCTGATGGTGGTCTCCGTCGCGGTCGCCGCCCTGCTGGGCGTGCTGATCGGGCTCGCGGCCGGGCTCTTTGGGCGCGTCGACCGGGCGCTGCGGCCCGTGCTCGACACCATGCAGGTCCTGCCCGCGTTCGCGTATCTGCTGCCGTTCGTGCTGGTCTTCGGCACCGGCACGCCTGCCGCGCTGTTCTGCACCGTCATCTATGCCGCCCCGCCCATGGCCCGCCTCACCGCGCTCGGGCTGCGCGGCGCCGATCCGGCCGTGCTGGAGGCCTCCGCGTCGCTCGGTGCGAGCGGCTGGCAGCGTCTGCGGACCGCGCGGCTCCCGCTCGCCCGCAAACAGATGCTGCTGGGCCTCAACCAGACGATCATGATGGCGCTCTCGATGGTCGTCATCGCGGCTCTCGTCGGGGCCGGCGGTCTGGGCGAAGCGGTGTACTCGGCGCTGTCCACGGTCGACGTCGGCAAGGCGCTCGCCGCGGGTGTCCCGATCGTGCTGATCGCGGTCTGGCTGGACCGTACGACGGCGGCCGCGGGCGACCGTATCGGCGAAAGCACGCCCGGTGGCGGGCTGCTGCACGGCCGCTCGGCCTGGGCCCTGGTGCTCGGGGGTGTCGTGGCCGCCGCGGCCGCCGGTCTCGCCCTCGGCAGGACATGGCCTCAGGGCTGGACGTACGACATCTCCTCGCCCGTCAACAAGGCGCAGGAGTGGATCACCGAGAACCTCACCTTCACCGAGATCCTGTCCCGCGAGTTCACCCTCTGGATCCTCAACCCCCTGCGCGACGCCCTGGTCTGGCTCCCCTGGTGGTCGCTCCTGCTGCTCGTCGCGGCCGTCGCCTGGCTGGTCGGCACCTGGGCCACCGCGCTCACCGCCACTCTGTCGATGGGTGCGATCGGTGTCCTCGGGGTGTGGGGGAAGTCCCTCGACACGCTCTCGCAGGTGCTCGCGGCGCTCGTGCTCACGCTGGCGCTCGGTGTGCTGGCCGGCATCTTCTGCGCGCGGGCCGGGAGGCTCGAACGCTGGCTGCGGCCGGTACTCGACGCGATGCAGACGATGCCGCAGTTCGTGTATCTCATCCCGGTGGTGGCGCTGTTCGGTGTCACCCGCGCCTCGGCGATCATCGCGGCCGTCGTGTACGCGCTGCCCGCCGTCGTGCGCATCACGACCCAGGGCCTGCGCGAGGTCGACCCGGCCGCACTGGAGGCCTCCCGCTCGCTGGGCGCTTCGACCCGCCAGCAACTCCTCCAGGTCCAGCTGCCCCTGGCCCGCCCCGCCCTGCAACTGGCCGTCAACCAGGGCGTCGTGCTGGTGCTGGCCGTGGTCGTCGTCGGCGGCCTGGTCGGCGGCGGTGCCCTCGGCTACGACGTCGTCAAGGGCCTGTCCCGGGGCGAGATGGGCCTCGGCATGACCGCCGGAGTCGCGATCGTCTGCCTGGGACTCGTACTGGACCGGATCACGCAGCCCGCCACCCGCAAGACCGGCTGA
- a CDS encoding glycine betaine/L-proline ABC transporter ATP-binding protein → MKSEAVDKTANVTVNETANETANETANDDVAAAVTKKAAADSAPPVFSVRDLWKVFGPKAGRIPGDAELGALGPAELRARTGCTAAVRDVSFDVHKGEVFVVMGLSGSGKSTLVRCLTRLIEPTSGAIAIDGEDVLSMDTARLRELRRRRASMVFQHFGLLPHRSVLDNVAYGLEIQGLGRAARRAKAAEVVAKVGLEGLEHRRPGQLSGGQQQRVGLARALAVDPEVLLFDEPFSALDPLIRRDMQEEVIRLHREEGRTMVFITHDLSEALKLGDRIALMRDGRIVQLGTPEEIVASPADDYVRDFVRDVPREQVMTVRTAMRPAEGGEADSGPAIAPDATVFEAIEAVARTGSPARVMEAGRCVGVVDHAGLLNVVAGLDRGAHTDAAVVA, encoded by the coding sequence ATGAAGTCCGAAGCAGTGGACAAGACCGCGAACGTGACCGTGAACGAGACGGCGAACGAGACGGCGAACGAGACGGCGAACGACGACGTGGCCGCGGCCGTGACCAAGAAGGCCGCCGCCGACAGTGCGCCGCCCGTCTTCTCCGTACGTGACCTGTGGAAGGTCTTCGGCCCGAAGGCGGGGCGCATCCCCGGCGACGCCGAACTCGGCGCGCTCGGCCCGGCCGAACTGCGCGCCCGTACCGGCTGCACCGCCGCCGTGCGCGATGTCTCCTTCGATGTGCACAAGGGCGAGGTCTTCGTCGTCATGGGCCTCTCCGGCTCCGGCAAGTCGACCCTCGTACGCTGTCTGACCCGGCTCATCGAGCCGACGTCCGGGGCGATCGCCATCGACGGCGAGGACGTCCTGTCCATGGACACGGCGCGGCTGCGTGAACTGCGCCGCCGCAGGGCGTCCATGGTTTTCCAGCACTTCGGCCTGCTGCCGCACCGTTCGGTGCTCGACAACGTCGCGTACGGCCTGGAGATCCAGGGCCTCGGCAGGGCCGCGCGCCGGGCCAAGGCGGCCGAAGTCGTCGCCAAGGTCGGGCTCGAAGGACTCGAACACCGCCGGCCGGGCCAGCTGTCCGGCGGTCAGCAGCAGCGTGTCGGGCTCGCCCGCGCGCTCGCCGTCGACCCCGAAGTGCTGCTCTTCGACGAGCCGTTCAGCGCGCTCGACCCGCTGATCCGGCGCGACATGCAGGAGGAGGTCATCCGGCTGCACCGCGAGGAGGGCCGGACGATGGTCTTCATCACGCACGATCTGAGCGAGGCGCTGAAGCTGGGCGACCGTATCGCGCTGATGCGGGACGGGCGGATCGTGCAGCTGGGCACGCCGGAGGAGATCGTCGCCTCGCCCGCCGACGACTATGTACGGGACTTCGTCCGCGATGTGCCCCGCGAGCAGGTCATGACCGTGCGCACCGCGATGCGCCCGGCCGAAGGCGGCGAGGCGGACTCGGGACCGGCGATCGCTCCCGACGCGACGGTCTTCGAGGCGATCGAGGCGGTGGCCCGCACGGGTTCCCCGGCCCGGGTCATGGAGGCCGGCCGCTGCGTGGGCGTCGTGGACCACGCGGGTCTGCTGAACGTGGTCGCCGGCCTGGACCGCGGCGCGCATACCGACGCGGCGGTGGTCGCATGA
- a CDS encoding GMC family oxidoreductase: MTTYDYVVVGGGTAGSVIASRLTENPDVTVAVIEGGPSDVGRDDVLTLRRWMGLLGGELDYDYPTTEQPRGNSHIRHSRARVLGGCSSHNTLIAFRPLPSDWDEWAAAGAEGWDAAAMDPYFDRLRNNIVTVDEADRNAIARDFVDAAHSALSVPRVEGFNNKPFHEGVGFFDLAYHPENNKRSSASVAYLHPFLDRPNLHIALETWAYRLELEGTRATGVHVRTKDGEERVVRARREVLVCAGAVDTPRLLLHSGIGPRGDLEALGIPVVHDLPGVGENLLDHPESVIVWETHGPIPENSAMDSDAGLFLRRDPDAEGPDLMFHFYQIPFTDNPERLGYERPAHGVSMTPNIPKPRSRGRLYLTSADPEVKPALDFRYFTDEDDYDGRTLVDGIKTAREIAKAQPLAGWLKREVCPGPEVTSDEAISAYARKVAHTVYHPAGTCRMGARGDELAVVEPDLRIRGLYGIRIADASVFPTMPAVNPMIGVLMVGEKCAELLAAASDERGELR; this comes from the coding sequence ATGACCACGTACGACTATGTCGTCGTCGGAGGTGGCACCGCCGGTTCGGTGATCGCATCCCGGCTCACCGAGAACCCCGACGTCACCGTCGCCGTCATCGAGGGCGGGCCGAGCGACGTCGGCCGGGACGACGTGCTGACCCTGCGGCGCTGGATGGGCCTGCTCGGCGGCGAACTCGACTACGACTACCCCACCACCGAGCAGCCGCGCGGCAACTCCCACATCCGGCACAGCCGCGCCCGTGTCCTCGGCGGCTGCTCCTCCCACAACACCCTCATCGCCTTCAGGCCACTGCCGTCCGACTGGGACGAGTGGGCCGCCGCCGGGGCCGAGGGCTGGGACGCGGCCGCCATGGACCCGTACTTCGACCGGTTGCGGAACAACATCGTCACGGTCGACGAGGCGGACCGTAACGCCATCGCCCGCGACTTCGTCGACGCCGCCCACAGCGCCCTCTCCGTCCCGCGCGTCGAGGGCTTCAACAACAAGCCCTTCCACGAAGGCGTGGGTTTCTTCGACCTCGCGTACCACCCGGAGAACAACAAGCGGTCCTCCGCCTCGGTCGCGTATCTCCACCCCTTCCTCGACCGCCCGAACCTCCATATCGCCCTGGAGACCTGGGCGTACCGGCTGGAGCTCGAGGGCACCCGGGCGACCGGCGTGCATGTGCGGACCAAGGACGGCGAGGAGCGGGTCGTCCGTGCGCGGCGCGAAGTCCTCGTCTGCGCGGGCGCGGTGGACACCCCGCGGCTGCTGCTGCACTCCGGTATCGGACCGCGCGGCGACCTGGAGGCTCTCGGCATCCCGGTCGTGCACGATCTGCCCGGCGTCGGCGAGAACCTGCTCGACCATCCGGAGTCGGTGATCGTCTGGGAGACGCACGGACCGATCCCCGAGAACTCGGCGATGGACAGCGACGCCGGTCTGTTCCTGCGGCGCGATCCGGACGCTGAGGGGCCGGACCTGATGTTCCACTTCTACCAAATCCCGTTCACCGACAACCCGGAGCGGCTCGGCTACGAGCGGCCGGCGCACGGGGTGTCGATGACGCCGAACATCCCCAAGCCGCGCAGCCGCGGCCGGCTGTATCTGACCAGCGCGGATCCGGAGGTCAAGCCCGCGCTGGACTTCCGGTACTTCACGGACGAGGACGACTACGACGGCCGGACGCTGGTTGACGGGATCAAGACCGCCCGCGAGATCGCCAAGGCCCAACCGCTCGCCGGCTGGCTCAAGCGGGAGGTCTGCCCGGGGCCCGAGGTCACCTCCGACGAGGCGATCAGCGCGTACGCGCGCAAGGTCGCGCACACCGTGTACCACCCCGCCGGCACCTGCCGGATGGGGGCTCGCGGCGATGAACTCGCCGTGGTGGAGCCGGACCTGAGGATCCGGGGGCTCTACGGCATCCGCATCGCCGATGCGTCCGTCTTCCCGACCATGCCCGCCGTGAACCCGATGATCGGGGTCCTGATGGTGGGAGAGAAATGCGCCGAGCTGCTTGCGGCGGCGTCCGACGAGAGGGGTGAACTCCGATGA
- a CDS encoding aldehyde dehydrogenase family protein codes for MNRNGKAKRDVSAQQTIHVGGEWRAAASGAAREILDPADATVFASVAEGGAKDADAAVAAARTAFDQGEWPRTPVAERAAVLRRVADLLQRNREALGQLESRDAGKTVEEGRIDVDCVSDAFRYFADLVMNESGGRVVDAGSTDVHSTVVHEPVGVCALITPWNYPLLQASWKIAPALAAGNTFVIKPSEITPLTTVELIQLLEEAGLPAGVANIVTGPGDTVGARLAEHPDVDLVSFTGGLTSGTKVMRAAADSVKKVALELGGKNPNVVFADACDSDDGFDTAVDQALNAAFIHSGQVCSAGSRLIIEESLRERFVGELARRAEGIRLGRGTDEGVECGPLVSARQLARTEDYVASALADGAVLRSGGLRPDGDEYAGGYFYRPTVLDQCHRGMRVVREEIFGPVLTVETFRTEDEAVALANDTEYGLAGAVWTSDPGRARRVAGRLRHGTVWINDFHPYLPQAEWGGFGKSGIGRELGPAGLAEYREAKHIYQNLAPRPVRWFKGMSQG; via the coding sequence ATGAATCGGAACGGGAAGGCAAAACGCGACGTGTCGGCACAACAGACCATCCACGTGGGCGGAGAGTGGCGTGCGGCCGCTTCCGGCGCCGCGCGCGAGATACTCGACCCCGCTGACGCGACCGTGTTCGCCTCCGTCGCGGAAGGCGGGGCGAAGGACGCTGACGCCGCGGTCGCCGCCGCGCGTACCGCGTTCGACCAGGGCGAATGGCCCCGGACGCCGGTGGCCGAACGGGCCGCCGTGCTCAGGCGCGTCGCGGATCTGCTGCAACGGAACCGGGAAGCCCTCGGGCAGCTGGAGAGCCGGGACGCCGGGAAGACCGTCGAGGAAGGCCGCATCGACGTCGACTGCGTCAGCGACGCCTTCCGCTACTTCGCCGACCTCGTCATGAATGAGAGTGGCGGCAGGGTGGTGGATGCCGGTTCGACGGACGTTCACAGCACCGTGGTGCATGAACCCGTCGGGGTCTGTGCCCTCATCACGCCGTGGAACTACCCACTCCTTCAAGCGAGTTGGAAGATTGCCCCGGCGCTGGCCGCGGGCAACACTTTTGTGATCAAGCCGAGCGAGATCACTCCGCTGACGACCGTCGAGCTGATCCAGCTGCTTGAGGAGGCGGGGCTGCCCGCCGGTGTGGCGAACATCGTGACCGGCCCGGGCGACACCGTCGGGGCCCGGCTCGCCGAGCATCCCGATGTGGATCTGGTGTCCTTCACCGGCGGGCTCACCAGCGGTACGAAGGTCATGCGCGCCGCCGCCGACAGCGTCAAGAAGGTCGCCCTCGAACTCGGCGGGAAGAACCCGAACGTCGTCTTCGCGGATGCCTGCGACAGCGACGACGGCTTCGACACCGCCGTCGACCAGGCGCTGAACGCCGCATTCATCCACAGCGGGCAGGTCTGCTCAGCCGGCTCCCGGCTCATCATCGAGGAGTCCCTGCGCGAGCGCTTCGTCGGTGAGCTCGCCCGCCGGGCCGAGGGGATCCGTCTCGGACGCGGCACCGACGAGGGTGTCGAGTGCGGTCCTCTCGTATCCGCGCGGCAGCTCGCCAGGACCGAGGACTACGTGGCCTCCGCCCTCGCCGATGGCGCGGTGCTGCGGTCCGGCGGGCTGCGGCCCGACGGGGACGAGTACGCCGGGGGGTACTTCTACCGGCCCACCGTCCTCGACCAGTGCCACCGCGGCATGCGCGTCGTCCGCGAAGAGATCTTCGGGCCCGTCCTGACTGTGGAGACCTTCCGCACCGAGGACGAGGCCGTCGCCCTCGCCAACGACACCGAGTACGGGCTGGCGGGCGCGGTGTGGACCTCCGACCCGGGGCGGGCGCGGCGCGTCGCCGGGCGGCTGCGGCACGGGACCGTCTGGATCAACGACTTTCACCCCTACCTCCCGCAGGCGGAGTGGGGCGGCTTCGGGAAGAGCGGCATCGGGCGCGAGCTGGGTCCCGCCGGTCTCGCCGAGTACCGCGAGGCCAAGCACATCTACCAGAACCTCGCCCCGCGCCCCGTGCGCTGGTTCAAGGGCATGAGCCAGGGCTGA
- a CDS encoding malate dehydrogenase encodes MTRTPVNVTVTGAAGQIGYALLFRIASGHLLGADVPVKLRLLEIPQGLKAAEGTAMELDDCAFPLLRGIEITDDPNVAFDGANVALLVGARPRTKGMERGDLLSANGGIFKPQGKAINDNAADDIKVLVVGNPANTNALIAQAAAPDVPAERFTAMTRLDHNRAISQLAKKTGAAVTDINRLTIWGNHSATQYPDIFHATVGGKNAAEVVGDEKWLAEEFIPTVAKRGAAIIEARGASSAASAANAAIDHVHTWVNGTADGEWTSMGIPSDGSYGVPEGLISSFPVTTKGGTYEIVQGLDINDFSRARIDASVKELEEERAAVRELGLI; translated from the coding sequence ATGACCCGCACTCCCGTCAACGTCACCGTGACCGGCGCGGCCGGCCAGATCGGCTACGCGCTGCTCTTCCGCATCGCCTCCGGCCACCTGCTCGGCGCGGATGTGCCGGTCAAGCTGCGTCTGCTCGAAATCCCGCAGGGCCTCAAGGCCGCCGAGGGCACCGCGATGGAGCTTGACGACTGCGCCTTCCCGCTGCTGCGCGGGATCGAGATCACCGACGACCCGAACGTCGCCTTCGACGGCGCCAACGTCGCGCTGCTCGTCGGCGCCCGCCCGCGCACCAAGGGCATGGAGCGCGGCGACCTTCTCTCCGCCAACGGCGGCATCTTCAAGCCGCAGGGCAAGGCCATCAACGACAACGCGGCCGACGACATCAAGGTCCTCGTCGTCGGCAACCCGGCCAACACCAACGCGCTCATCGCTCAGGCCGCGGCTCCGGACGTACCGGCCGAGCGCTTCACCGCGATGACCCGCCTGGACCACAACCGCGCCATCTCGCAGCTCGCGAAGAAGACCGGCGCCGCCGTCACCGACATCAACCGCCTCACCATCTGGGGCAACCACTCGGCGACGCAGTACCCCGACATCTTCCACGCCACGGTCGGCGGCAAGAACGCCGCCGAGGTCGTGGGTGACGAGAAGTGGCTGGCCGAGGAGTTCATCCCGACCGTCGCCAAGCGCGGCGCCGCGATCATCGAGGCCCGCGGAGCGTCCTCCGCCGCCTCGGCCGCGAACGCCGCGATCGACCACGTCCACACCTGGGTCAACGGCACCGCGGACGGCGAGTGGACCTCGATGGGCATCCCGTCGGACGGCTCGTACGGCGTCCCGGAGGGCCTGATCTCCTCGTTCCCGGTCACCACGAAGGGCGGCACGTACGAGATCGTCCAGGGCCTGGACATCAACGACTTCTCGCGTGCGCGCATCGACGCGTCGGTGAAGGAGCTCGAGGAGGAGCGCGCGGCGGTCCGCGAACTCGGCCTGATCTGA